CGTGGGCTCCCGGAGTCGCTTCAGGACCTCGCGCGCTACGCCCGCGCCGACCTCCGCGTGCCCGAAGAACCGGTAGTACCCCCGCTGGGGGTCCCACTGCCGCACCAGGGGTTTCGCCACGTCGTGCAGCAAAGCGGCCCAGCGCAGGGCGGGATCGGCCTTTGGGTGGATCCGCACCAGTTGGGCCAGCACCTCGAGCTGGTGCCGGAACACCTCCAGGTGGTGGTACCCTCCCTGGGCCACCCCCACTCCGGCGGCCAGCTCCGGGAGGTACGCGGCGAGCAGGCCTCGGCGCTCGAGCTCGAGGAACCCGTTCGCGGCGTAAGGGGAGGCGAGCAGTTTCTCCAGCTCGTCCCGCACGCGCTCCCACGCCGGCCGCGTGCTGAAGCGCAGGGCCTCGGCGTGGGCGCGCACCCACCGCGCGGTCCGCGCCTCCAGCTTGAGGCCGAGCGTGTAGGCGAGCCGCACGGCCCTGAGGCTGCGCAAGGGGTCCGCCCAGAGGTTTTGGCGCCGCACTGCGCGCAGCCACCCGTGCGCTAGGTCGTGGCGCGCCAGGCTTGGGCCGAGCACCAGGCCACGCTGGTTCGCGGCGAGGGCGTTCACGGTGAAATCCCGCCGGAGGAGGTCCTCTACAAGCCCTCCGGGCGGGAGAGGCGTGTAATCCAGGGTGAGCCCTTCCTTCACGACGCGCCAGTGCCCCCGCGCCTCGTCCAGGAGGAACGCGCTGCCCCCTAGGGTCTTCGCCGCGCGGGTGGCCTCGAGGCGCGGGTCCAGGACAACGAAGTCGAAGTCCGCGGGGTGCCGGCCAAGCCACAGATCCCGGACCGCGCCGCCCACCAGGTATCCTGTTCGGGGGAAGGGAAGGTGCTTTGGAAGATGGACGCGACCGAGCGCGACGAGCATAAACCCATTATGCGCCGGATTGGCCTTACGGGCAGCATCGGGAGTGGAAAATCCACGGTCGCGCGCATGCTCGAGCGGCGCGGCCTGCCGGTGATCGACGCCGACCAGCTGGCCCGCGAGGCCGCACAAGCCATGCAAGGCGAGATCTGCCGCGCCTTCCCCGAGGCCTGCCGGGGCAGCGTACTAGACCGCGCCCGTCTCGCGGAGATCGTGTTTCGCGATCCTGCGGCCCGCGAACGCCTCGAGCGCCTCATCCACCCGTACGTGCGTCGGCGCATGGCCCAGGAGATCGCGCGGCTCGAGCAACGCCCTGTCCCGCCCCCCGCGGTGATTCTGGAGATCCCTTTGCTGTTTGAGGGGGGGCTCGAGCGCGGGTTGGACGGGGTGCTCGTCGTGACCGCTCCGGACGCGGTGCGGATGCAGCGCGTGCAGGTGCGGAGCGGGCTGGATCCCGAGGCCTTCCGGGCCCGGGACGCGGCGCAGATGCCACAGGCGGAGAAGGCCCGCCGCGCGGACTGGGTGATCGAGAACGCCGGGGACCTGGAGGCCCTCGAGCGAGCGGTGGAGGCGTGGTACCGGGAGGTGATCCTGTGTGAAGATCGTGCATGACGGGTTGGGGACGCTCGAGCTGCCGGAAGATCCGAAGCGCATCGTTTCGCTCGCCCCGAACGCCACGGAGACTTTGTACCGCCTGGGTTTGGGCGCGCGGCTGGTGGGGCGCAGCGCGTTCTGTTACCGGC
This region of Marinithermus hydrothermalis DSM 14884 genomic DNA includes:
- the coaE gene encoding dephospho-CoA kinase (Dephospho-CoA kinase (CoaE) performs the final step in coenzyme A biosynthesis.); this encodes MRRIGLTGSIGSGKSTVARMLERRGLPVIDADQLAREAAQAMQGEICRAFPEACRGSVLDRARLAEIVFRDPAARERLERLIHPYVRRRMAQEIARLEQRPVPPPAVILEIPLLFEGGLERGLDGVLVVTAPDAVRMQRVQVRSGLDPEAFRARDAAQMPQAEKARRADWVIENAGDLEALERAVEAWYREVILCEDRA
- a CDS encoding HD domain-containing protein; this translates as MLVALGRVHLPKHLPFPRTGYLVGGAVRDLWLGRHPADFDFVVLDPRLEATRAAKTLGGSAFLLDEARGHWRVVKEGLTLDYTPLPPGGLVEDLLRRDFTVNALAANQRGLVLGPSLARHDLAHGWLRAVRRQNLWADPLRSLRAVRLAYTLGLKLEARTARWVRAHAEALRFSTRPAWERVRDELEKLLASPYAANGFLELERRGLLAAYLPELAAGVGVAQGGYHHLEVFRHQLEVLAQLVRIHPKADPALRWAALLHDVAKPLVRQWDPQRGYYRFFGHAEVGAGVAREVLKRLREPTALVRRVYRLVQHHMHLPPKSRRGLLRWVHKHRALLPDLLYLQLADREATRGPRANPEETAQLWATLETVREILEHHPLEPPLLSGREVMALLGIPPGPEVGRLLRALAEAQAVGDVRTPEEARAFIRLRHEAEASGA